The genomic DNA TATCACCTGTAATGCCTTCTATATCCCTTTCCACCATTGAAAGTTTTATCTTTTGATTTAGCTTTAATGGTAACCCTGTTTTTGCTTGACCATCACTTAATAGCTATGTGAACATGTTAGTCTCTGTACATTAGCTTCTTTTTCCTGTAAAAATTAGGATAATTAGCACACATCCCCACCCTCCTAGATTTTCTATGAGgatgaaattaattaatttataaagGATTTTTACTTTGGGGTATAGATGCTTAATAAATATTATCTattatcattaaataaaaatgtagtttaaaaGGCAAAAGATTTATACGatctgaagaaacccacagaaacagctgacctgaacatcagggaacacttgctccccagtctaATAGccggaataccagcatgggactgatccagaccccaggaacatgggtttctgtgaggaaacctcagagatctatgggaccttctgtagaagcacagtatttatccctagcataggtgtggactttgggagcccattccatatagaggaatacaccctgagcaaagacacatgggggtgggcctaggccctatcccaaaggatacgaaagactctgatgacaccctgtggaaggcctcaccatccaggaggtgaagatatgtgacagataaggttttagttggggggggtaggggaggacaggagggagagggaactgggattgtcatgtaaaacaatcctgtttctaattcaagtaaaaaaaattggaaaaaaatgtagTTTAAGAGGATGGCGTTGTAACTCAGTGGTAAGTCACTTGCTTAACATGTGCAAGGTCTTGTATAATCCTCAGtatcacaaacacacatgtaaaaaatCATTTCAGCTAAGTTATTCGTGTAATGTGTAATGTTAATACTAACTTGCTAGTTTATCATCTCATTttctatacatacatgtgtacatatatgtacatctgtgtacaAAGTGATTAGACTGTTTCCAACATTTGATCCCATTGTTAACTGAAGCAGTATAAGATGGACTGTGAACTGTAGAATGAGATAAGCTGTAAGGTATGGAAGTATATGACTATTAAAGTCCTATAGTTTCACTTAAATGAAGTTTATATACTTACTAGTATGAGGTAGAACTAAAACTAGGTTCCCTAGGTGGGCTTTCTGTTTGCTGTTACCTCtgttaggcttttttttttttttaatttactggagatacacacacacacacacacacacacacacatttgtagcAACTGACAAATGTATCTTCCTTTGCCCCTCAGGTAAAGAGCTACACAGAAGAATACCAACCAAGATAAATCATTATCTCCAagtaaaagaaaaccaagatCCATGAGTGGCCATCGGTCAACAAGGAAACGATGTGGAGATTCTCACCCAGAGTCCCCCGTGGGCTTTGGGCATATGAGTACTACAGGGTGTATATTAAATAAATTGTTTCAGTTACCAACACCACCACTGTCAAGACACCAATTAAAACGGCTAGAAGAACACAGATATCAGAGTGCTGGAAGGTCCCTGCTTGAGCCCTTAATGCAAGGATACTGGGAATGGCTAGTTAGAAGAGTACCTTCATGGATTGCCCCAAATCTCATCACCATCATTGGACTATCAATAAATATCTGTACAACTATTTTATTAGTCTTCTACTGCCCTACAGCTACAGAGCAGGTAATGCCTTAACAACAGTAACATTTGTCCATAAACATTTTAGTTGGGATTTCTGGGTCAttttatataaacacaaaatattctCTCTGCTATTTGTTAACTGTCTCTATCCTATCATACTTTAATGAATTATGTAAGTCCTTCCTACTTTGTATACTACTGTTGCTTATCAGAAACTCAAAGGGTGTTTTAGATGGCATGACTAAAAACAAGTCTTTTGAAAGTGTTTTTCTCAGTCGGGTATGGTGTCAGATACCTGTgacccagcactaaggaggctgagacagaaagatcTTGAGTTGGAAGCAAGTGTCATTTCATAGAAAGCCTGACCTGGACATTTGTTCCACATAGGTCCTTTCCCCCCCcttttaattcttcttttattatgcCAAAATGGTTCATGCAGAGTGTGTGAATGTATTTCtagtatttccttttttaaagacagaattttTCTCTAAAACTCAGGCTACCTCCAGACTCTATAACTTAGTCTTCTGTGTGAGTTTAAAAGCAcacaccaccatatctggctcaTTTTCCCAAATAGCTTGCTGTATCTCAGTCAGGATACTTAGAGAGCAAAAATCAATACAGTTGTATATAATGACATCACATGACTTTTGAGCTGTTTCTTGTTGGGTACCTGGACTCCTAAATTGGTCTAGATTATGGATCCTTAAAAGAAACAGCAGGTAGGTTGTTGATTGCAGTGGAAGAATTCTAGTAATGCTAAGCCAGATCAAGGAAGAGGATCAGGAGGTAAGGGAAGTTTTAAGAGTGACTCAAGCATGAAGCATTTATTGAACACCACAGAATGTACTAGGTAACTATGGTTCCCTGTGATACTTTTTTTACACAGTTTCCTTAAGTGATTTGGATTTGTTTGAGTACTGAATGGGAAATACTCTGATCACAGGGATGTTTTCAGGATTGTGAGGTAGACTTGAGGTGGAAAATGACTTGAGCAATCTTTCTGTGTTTTTGCGTGGAGGGGTGATTGCCTTCAAAACTGTATGATAGAGTTAGAGTCAgctcaaaatacattaaaataggTCATGGATGTTCTGTGATAGGTCTGTCATCTCTGAGACTGTCAGTAAGATACAAAAACCCTGTGACTAAATCTGGTTTGTAGTATTGTGAGAATTAATGTATTCAGAATGTCCAGCATACAGGGCTCAGGAAATAGAAGCTTAGTATTGTTTCCTTTGGTCAAAGAGATTAACTATATGACTTTCTTTCCTACAACTCCCTCCCATTCCTGATTTCTTCCATGATACAAAATTTGTAGAATAAACATCCAAGTCCCTATTAAATTTTTTGTgttatattttttcatattttaaaatcaaatgtattaTAATTTAGCACCCAGAAAAATTTCAGTTGgttttatttgattcttttttgtcttttaccAGTAGTGATGGTGAagttttgtgtacatgtgttatgAATGTTCTGTACATTTTTAAgctgaagatttttaaaaactttttggtttttaataattcttttttattttagtttataacataattatatgatttctcccttttctttcctccaaaccTTCTGCATGTAGATACCAATCTTTCTAATAGAAATGAAGTTCATTATTTGAATGGTTTAGCTGGATTTGATTTTTGTTAGGAAAAGGAAACTCCTCgtagatggataaagaaaataaattaatctttttcaaattttcaggTACAGATGGCAACTTCTGTAAATGGAATACCAAAATATCCCCTTGATCTGTTTGATCTAAAGTACTTAAATTTTACCAACTTAGTAGcttagattttgtttcttttgttgctggttttgggttttgttgttgtttgttttttgagacagaatcttctaAACTGTGATTACAAGTAAGGCTACTAGGCttgttttattgatgtttttttaactttacatttttgggctagagagatagctcagtggttaagacataTTACTCTTTCATAGTTAGGCTCTTCCCACCCAAATCTGGCAACTTACAaccacctgttactccagttccaggggatccaacattaTATTCTGTCTTCCATAGGCACTCGCACTAACgtacatatacccacacatagacacatatacatacccatAATTAAAAGCAATTAAATAAGTCttctttaaaacaacatttttttgtttttgagatagcaCCTCACTTTGTTTACCTCACTGTGTATATATACCAGGTTGGTTTTGAGTAGTCTCAGTCCCCATGCCcatgtcttccaagtgctgggaaaggTTTTAGGACCATAAACTAATGTTGTGTTTACTCTTGCACCTTTATGTATGTAGTATGTTTGAGTTGCTCTTGTCATGTAAGACAGATAAAGGAAATTAGTATTGCCTGTTTTatacacatgaaaattaaaattgagCTGTCCTGTAGCTACTGAGTTTTATTAAGTTGCTGGCAATGCTATAAGagcagaaagaagaggaggacatcTGATTTGTAGAGGATGCtggtgcttgtaatcccagcatttgagaggttaaggcaggagggTCTCCATTTCCAGCTCATCCTGGGCTGTGGAGTAAGAACATTTGTCAGTTCCAATCACAAGACTTGttgaatttaaacatttttggGGGGTTATAGAACCATGAGGTTTTTCTGttacttgtttttgttattttgtgctTTTGATTTAACTCACTAAAACAAGTTGTTCAATCTTtaacatagaaaaatgaaaactaaaataccACATTCACAATATCTCTGCACAGTTAGTTTCTGTTGCCAttcaaaacagaagagaaattattatataaagaaattccaaaaaaagatataaaaaggaaaagtaaaaatctTCCTCTCTATCtactgtattaattacttttctgaaTGCAGTGACAAAGTGTCTGACAAAAACAgccaaaggatttattttggctcactaaAGTGGCAGGGAAGGCAGTGGTGGCAGGAGTATGAGGCAGCTGTTCACATTGGatctgcagccaggaagcagaaaaagatgaATGCTTTGGCTCAGCTACCTTCCTTCACTTTCCTTCTCAGTCCGGGTTCCTAGTGCATGGTATGAAGCCACCCATATCCAGGGGCTATCTGGTCTACCCTCCTCAGTTAACACTTTTAGAAACAGTTTCATAGATACATCCAAGGATGTGTTTCCAGAGTGATTCTAAGTCCAGTCatttgacaatgaagattaaccaccaCACCTACCTTTCCTCACTATCCTTGTATTTCTCTCAGATTTTGTCAACCAGCTTCCTTACCTACATATTTGAGTTAATGATAGTTGACTGATATATGTGTTCCTTCCTTCACCTGGCTTTTAGTTTAGCTGAGTCCACACCTGGAATAGGAGgctatctttaaaattaaaaatacctgaGAGCTGTAAAATAATGGTAATGAGgaaaaagtaattaaatattAGATATTTTTACAGGtttacagaaagaaaggaaaacataaaaaccaGGGaaactggtcttttttttttcttgtatataaTTGTTATTTTGCTCTTTCCTGACATTGTATGTACACTAATAGTTGAAATCATCTCTGTTTTCATAATAACACTCTAGCTCATTAAAATCCTATGTAGGCTGTTAGAAGGTCCTATGTATGGTTTTAGTTCTCCAAAGCAGAGCTGTTCAGTAGCATCTCTGTAGTGCTGGGGTGTTCTTTGTGTGGCTAGGATGCTTGTAAGCCATTTCACTGTTGAACATTTGAAAGTATAGCTAGAGAgctaaattgtttttatttaagtataCTTAATTTAAACCAAAATATTTACACATGGCTAATGGCTACCCTGCTGGGACAGTAAAACTGATAGGATGATGAGTCTTTCAGGAAGAAGGAGCCTTAAACTTGAGTCCAAAGAGGAGTATCCTTCGTCACAAAGGGTTCTTTGGCTATTTCGGTGTGTTTACTAATCATATATTGCCTTCAGCATTTGTACCTCTGGATTCAGAGAAGTATGTACTATGTGGTCCTTTTAATAGCTTCAGTGTTCTAAAAGTGTGAAGCaccaagaaaatgtttaaaagaagatCATTATTGTTTAATAACTAAGTTATAAATAGATCTCTAGCAGGGAAAAATGCCTTTCCAGTATAGAATATACTGAATAATTTACAACTCTTGAGTATTAATACAGTGTAACTTGACAGTTACTATCTAAGAAAATACTGTGGTGATTTTTTTCAGTGCCTAGACATGGGGAAAATACACAGCATTTAAATTACCATCAGTGCTTCATTTTCTAAGAAAAGACaaagtattctttaaaaataatgaaaaatattatatgaaataataaatatatgaaaaataatgttCAAGGCCTCCGCAAGCCAGAACATCTTTGCCATAGTGTTGTTCTATGAACCATTATAAAAGCATGTTAAAAACAAGTTACtcgataaagaaaatgtgaaaaatatttgtattgttGGCTATTCCCTAACATTCTCAGTATATGTTCACCACATTGGGAGCTAGAATCTCTGCAGTTAGAAGTGAGAAATGTGTCCCATACTGTGGGACCTAGTATTTCCCTGATGAAACGAGGGCATGCAATACTAGTTCTTTCATGGTTTGGATTGCTTATTTAGGCAGTAtttccaggcatggtgacacacatgaTAATCCTAGGTCATGggagggaagtagaggcaggagtttAGACTAGCCTCAGCTACCTAGAAATTTGATTCCAGCAGCTTGGATATCAGACCCTGcctcataaaataagaaaaattttggTCAGGGATGGTACTGCAGGCCAGTAATCCCAGaagttggaaggcagaagcagaaggaattcaaggccatATTTGGCTACATACAGTTTGTGTATGTGATTCCGTATTtcagaacaaaaatgaaaacagggcCTCaaaaagcccaggctggctgtgagCTAACTGTAGCCAAAGTTGACCATGAatgcctgatcctcctgctttcccCTCCCAAATGCAAGTTACCATACAAGGCTAGTATATTGATTAAATAATGGGAGGAATTTAGAGAAGACAATATAGTCCTTCATTCAAAACTCCTTGAAAGTACAGTTTTCCTTTGGGAATTTTAAAGGATCAATTCCACACAGAAATCAAAGTCTGCAGCTGCTTGAGTACCTTCTCTAGGATTGTCTAGAGTGCACATACAATCCACGTGTGCCCTTCTATACTCTGGAAACAATCTCTAGACTACTGGTGATACCAAATACAATGACAGGCTCTTAAGTAGCTATGTGTGGTATtgtttaagaaaagaagaaaaattggtATAGATGCAGATTTTCATACTTTAGAACTTTGACTGGTTGAACCCCATGGTTATGGAACCCAGAGTCATGAGGTCACTTATAGTTAACGGAGACTTTCTTGAGCACCTTTAAAAACAGGTAATTTAGCTCTTCTAACAATCCCAGTCACTTCAAGCTTCAATAAGTTGTTTATTATTTGGTGCTTGAATCATCTCCTACAGCTTTTAACCAGGAGTGTTTCCCTAGAAAATGAAGAGGTATTGATTGGACTGGCAAAATGGGCTTCATGGGTAAACATAGTTGCCTCAGTCTGAAGACCTAAGTATTCAATTCCTGGATAAGAACCTctgatctctccctctctctccatctccctctccccccatctctgtttgtctgtctgtctgtctgtctgtctgtctgtctgtctctcttctctgtctctttgtctctcatgtacacacacaaagtaaatgtaattgaaatgaaaattaaatatatgttgttaaaaaaaacattttcgcCAGACCTaggaaatgaaaatatctgagtgttcttgtttttctgctttcatttatttcacaGGCACCTCTCTGGGCATACATTGCTTGTGCATGTGGCCTTTTCATCTACCAGTCTTTGGATGCTATAGATGGGAAGCAGGCAAGAAGAACCAATAGTAGTTCTCCTTTGGGAGAACTTTTTGATCATGGCTGTGACTCTCTATCAACAGGTATTATTGCTTTTTAATGCTGAGAATGCTGTTAGAAACAATGTGATAAGTGTTGGAATAAATTTAGTTAGTTCCCAGACATGATTTTGTATTAAATTTCAGTGATTTTTGAGACTTGTGGTTCTGGTTAATGCTTGTTCATTGTTGGCATTATTGGACAATTTTGAACCTAAacttacttgtatttatttttaacccaaatcttaggatttttttttttttggttttttttttttttttttttcctagtgcttggggttcaaacccagggccttccatATGCTAGGATAGGCAAGCCCTCTACTGCCATCAGCAGCTGagggccttttctttttaaaatattagagtATAGTTGTCATTATCACATATTTCATGGTTTTCGATAAAAGTACAATAGTGGGTGGCTGGTAGGCCATGACCTTGTATTTAAATGAATCCTAAGTGTGGATAGTTAAGAATATATTatacatttgaattaaaaatatgcaataaGAGCCAGGATCAAAAGACTGATGTGATCAAGTCTAGAGATGTGTCACACAGCATGAGGATTACAGTTAATAATACTGTGTTGTATATTGATAATTTACTTGGGAGTAGATTTTAGATGTTTCCACTAGATAATGACTaggttcattttcttaattttagtaACCCTTTCATAAACACATATCAAAACACTGTTATATAGGTTTTTTTTAAGGGCTAGAAGGAAAAGTACTGGTAGTGGGTTGAGTTAGAAGTATAGGTGATGTGTAACGTGTTCTAGTAGGAGTTGGATATAGGGGGGAATGCTGAGAGACCAGAGGGATGAAGGAGCAAGACCACAGCCACCTTACCTTCTCAACTTCCCAGCCGAAAAGAGCAAATTCCTGTGTTCTCTATCCTATAGTCCTTTCCCTGCCCAGTAATCTCacatcctgtctccacccagccatctcacttcctatctgtcgGTTAGCTAGTGGCAGACTCCACCCTCTGTTtttcagacatgctttatttgtacaaataagatatcaccacagtgatAATGTCTGTATTTATAGTATGTTACGAGTTTTTCAAATAATACTTGAGTAtacttttagaaaaagaaatctagaaatGAAATTGAGGTGGACATTATTGGTGTGTACACCTAATAGTCCCATCACCTGAGAGGCTCAGGGAAGAGGGTAGGTATCAGGTCAGCGTGATCTATGGAGCAAGctttaggccagcctggattgTATAACAAAATTCAATCTCAAAATCACAACCGAAAATGATACTAACTAGTCTTCCCAGCAGGAGTATTTCCCTCCTTATTTTAATTCAGTTCTTCAGCTGTTTTATCATATGGCATAgtggttaaatttttttttaagtctagtTTTACATCTGAGTCCAGATTTTCATATCAATGTCATTACTTTTTGTGTCCTGATTGTAGCCTGCTTTTTTAAAGAAGAACAGCTAAGTAAGTCAGATTAAGGAAAACTCAAACTTTGCAGTGAATGAAAACTAGTTGGGGAATTTGAAAGACTATTAGAATTTAATGAGGAAACTATAGAAtgccaagtgttttgtttttgtaatttgaaTTAAGTCATTTCCCACTGTAGTTCTAATTTCAGACTTACAGGAagtcttttttcctttatatgacaCATAATGATAGCTGATAGATAAGAAAAGATACTTTTCTAGTCTGAAGCAAGTAGGTGCCTTTGGTTGTTGAAGCTCTCTGGGttggttgcttgtttttgtttgtttttgtttttgactctGTGCTTAAACCGCTTATGCTTTTTTGTGGactgtgtttgtgttgtttttaaattgggggtgtgtatatatgtgagaccccccccccagcataGTTCCCtttagaggctagaagaggaaatCACACCCTAGAGCcaggttgtgaaccacccaaaATAGGTGttgaaaccaaacttgggtcttttgcaagagcagtatgtgctcttgactgctgagctatctctctagtccctgctttttatttccattgtggctaagactgactttgaactctgtcctacctcagcttccctagtgctgagatagGCATGTTTGTGGTAGCATGTCCAGCACCTTGAAATGTTTTACTACTCCTCTAGTATGGAGAATTCTTGAAACATGGTGAAGTGTTTTAGTTTCTTTGAGAGCTTTGCTTCAGCTAAttgatttagaaaacaaaatgaaattatgttGTAAAAGATATAAATATCACATAACTGAAAGTAGATTATCTTTAGTTTATCTGAAATGATTTTCAGCTCAAATGATGTTATTGATGCcattcagttttcattttcatttttcttctgcagTTTTTGTGGTTCTTGGAACTTGTATTGCAGTGCAACTTGGGACAAATCCTGACtggatgtttttttgttgttttgctgggACATTCATGTTCTATTGTGCACACTGGCAAACATATGTTTCTGGAACATTGAGATTTGGAATGTAAGTAATACTTAATGGTAATTTGgtcttttctttcaaatatgaAGAATGTTGCTTAAAGATATTAAGTGTCGATATTTGACCAAGTGAACTATTTAAAACTGGTTTCTCTTTGTCATATGTCTCCCTGTATCATTCAGTCACCATTTTTGAAGTAGAATGAAAAAGCAGTGGACCCACACTCATTGTCATGGGTCttccaaattcattttttatCCTACTGTTTCCCCCCTCCATGTTTTATTTTgacatatacaaatattttttaagacagtgtttctgagctggggaggtggctcagtggttaaagtatGCACTGCTCTTCTAGATGACCTGTGtgcagttcctagcacccatgtcaggtggtccagaagcacctgtaactccagctccctcggatctgacaccctcttctggcaacGATCCATATATTATCACATGattaaaaatcaacattttctAAAGACAAGGATGAGTTTTTGAGAGCAAAGAACAGGTCTTTTCTTAGGCTTTAGTATTAGTATTTTATACTGTTTTACTTACAAATCTACAAAAATAGTTAATTTGGTAGCATattatttagatttttctttccttctttttttttaactgacaaCAAAAGGTCTAAGAATTTAAAGATGAAGTACATAAACGTCTTTTGACTGAATGAAGAGTTTCTACCTGTTGATCAATACTTTTCCATAATCATTAATGAGTAAGCTAGTCTTAAGGATGGCATTCACCatctagattttgtttgtttgtttttgttggtaggcttgtttatttttatttgatctgtatggatgttttgcttgcatatatatctgtgtgccACATGAATTCAGATCTCATgtagttagagatggttgtgaggtaccttgtgggtgctgagaatctatcccaggtcctctggaagaatagtcagtgcttttaaccactgagccatctctctagtccccaccatctggtttttaattaattatttataaatcCTATTCTTTCTTTCGGTTTgggataaatttaaaaacattaagaaaaggCTGTATTCATGaactgtcaaaataaaaatagtctgATGACTTACAAAACATTTTAGCTTAATCTCTGAATCcctacttgttttatttatttgtttgtttgcttacttacTTATTTGATCCCCAGTAGGATTAGTTTTAATAGGTGTCAAAAAAGCTAGACTACTTTGAAATTCAGTTGCCCACCACAAACTCAGTTCATacaatttttgttaaatttttaaaaatagaacttaGGGACCATTGAAAATGACAGATAAAGCCGCAAACACAATAAGAGTAAATTTTTATATAGCTTTTAAATAgaacttaataaaataaatggttACTAATATTTCCAGTGCTAATTTTTTAGAAGAAATTTGAgtaatttcaaaacagaaatttaGAGTCTATGTTTAAGGTTTATCTGAAGGTGGGATGAATATCCATGTGAAAATTTTTACATGTATTCATCAATTATTTATGATACGATCCATGCTCAGAAAATGTTGAAGAATTCTAATGCAGTAATTGAATGTATATAGTTGCTTCATTTTTGATGTCtttgtcttaaaataatattttcatagtCTTTTTCTGCTTTAGGTAAAAccacaaaatgtttttaaaaattctaagatcacttgtttttgtttcttgtttttttttttccttaattcagTTGTACGTTTTAGTGATGCTGGTGTTTTCAGAAATGCCATGACTTGTTACCTAGATTTCACCATTCATGTTATTATTGCTTATTGTCTCAGGTTTTGGGTGTTGTTTGGACCTTTGGATTTAGGGGGAGGGGTGATTTGTGTATTGAATCTCAGTTGGATTTAACTTTTAACCTTATCTACCAACCAGTTCCTTtcagctttctctttctgtttcaaaTAATGCACACTACTGACTATGtagtgtggggagagagagacacagaaagagagaaagagagaatgaattatgaaaatggaaaaataaagcacATAGTCTTAGGAACAGTTTGATATTATGACTTTATATCTTATAGTCTTAGAATTTCCTGTGATAAAGTATGTATTTGGGAAACTCTATGCAGTTCCATGTGGTTGGATCATAAGATTACTGTATGGGAGTAGCAGAGATAAGACTGTCAAAGAttcataaataaattcttttttcacCTTCTCTGCTTTGCCAA from Cricetulus griseus strain 17A/GY chromosome 1 unlocalized genomic scaffold, alternate assembly CriGri-PICRH-1.0 chr1_0, whole genome shotgun sequence includes the following:
- the Cept1 gene encoding choline/ethanolaminephosphotransferase 1 — its product is MSGHRSTRKRCGDSHPESPVGFGHMSTTGCILNKLFQLPTPPLSRHQLKRLEEHRYQSAGRSLLEPLMQGYWEWLVRRVPSWIAPNLITIIGLSINICTTILLVFYCPTATEQAPLWAYIACACGLFIYQSLDAIDGKQARRTNSSSPLGELFDHGCDSLSTVFVVLGTCIAVQLGTNPDWMFFCCFAGTFMFYCAHWQTYVSGTLRFGIIDVTEVQIFIIIMHLLAVIGGPPFWQSMIPVLNIQMKIFPALCTVAGTIFSCTNYFRVIFTGGVGKNGSTIAGTSVLSPFLHIGSVITLAVMIYKKSAVQLFEKHPCLYILTFGFVSAKITNKLVVAHMTKSEMHLHDTAFIGPALLFLDQYFNSFVDEYIVLWIALVFSFFDLIRYCVSVCNQIASHLHIHVFRIKASAAHTNHH